One window of Salminus brasiliensis chromosome 16, fSalBra1.hap2, whole genome shotgun sequence genomic DNA carries:
- the adra1ab gene encoding alpha-1A adrenergic receptor, translated as MVPAEDNITAVPLLDGCVNCSLPSSYPINLPKAVAMGLVFTLFVVFGVMGNILVILSVACHRHLRSVTHYFIANLAMADLLLSSTVLPFSAFSELLGRWVFGRPLCNAWTALDVLCCTASILSLSVISIDCCLAVSYPLRYPSLATSGRGLGAVAAVWGLSAAISVGPLFGWREPMPEDESVCRVNEDPGYAIFSAACSFYFPLTVILVMYCRVYVVARRKSRSLREGRQRDGGSLRIHCRNTQRCSAKADTQRDGHGTALGKCRSHCTFMRLLRFSREKKAAKTLGVVVGCFILCWLPFFLVLPISSIFPSHRPPETVFKITFWLGYFNSCLNPIIYPCFSQEFKKAFQNVLRGHCFHRAPRPWTPPPVGSLTPPASQTAPSTSSTEALRAGGGPPVALVTGSRGKNLLKACCFNARANSTTTACLQLSHSTAQASASASPKTHQVVSMKGGRAV; from the exons ATGGTGCCAGCTGAGGATAAcatcactgctgtgccacttttggACGGCTGTGTGAACTGCAGCCTTCCGTCATCCTACCCTATAAATCTCCCGAAGGCAGTGGCCATGGGGCTGGTGTTCACGctctttgttgtttttggtgTAATGGGCAACATCCTGGTTATCTTGTCTGTGGCGTGCCACCGACACCTGCGTTCAGTCACCCATTACTTCATCGCTAACCTGGCCATGGCTGACCTCCTCCTGAGCTCTACGGTGCTGCCTTTTTCGGCCTTCTCCGAGCTCCTGGGCCGCTGGGTGTTTGGCCGGCCGCTGTGCAATGCCTGGACCGCGCTGGACGTCCTCTGCTGCACAGCGTCCATCCTCAGCCTCTCAGTCATCTCCATAGACTGCTGCCTGGCTGTCAGCTACCCGCTGCGCTACCCCTCTCTGGCCACCAGTGGCCGTGGGTTGGGCGCAGTCGCGGCTGTTTGGGGCCTTTCAGCTGCCATCTCGGTTGGGCCCCTTTTCGGCTGGAGGGAACCGATGCCGGAGGACGAGTCTGTTTGTAGGGTTAATGAAGACCCGGGATATGCCATCTTCTCGGCTGCATGCTCCTTCTACTTCCCACTGACCGTGATCCTGGTCATGTACTGCAGGGTGTATGTGGTGGCCCGGAGGAAGAGCCGGAGTCTCCGTGAAGGGCGGCAGAGGGACGGGGGGTCACTCAGGATCCACTGCAGGAACACCCAGCGCTGCTCAGCCAAGGCCGACACTCAGAG GGACGGACACGGGACAGCTTTGGGGAAATGCCGCTCCCACTGCACCTTCATGAGGCTGCTGAGGTTCTCCCGTGAGAAGAAGGCAGCAAAGACCCTGGGCGTGGTGGTGGGCTGCTTCATCCTCTGCTGGCTCCCTTTCTTCCTTGTGCTGCCCATCA GTTCCATCTTCCCGTCTCACCGCCCCCCGGAGACCGTGTTCAAAATCACCTTCTGGCTGGGTTACTTCAACAGCTGCCTCAACCCCATCATCTACCCCTGCTTCAGCCAAGAGTTCAAGAAAGCTTTCCAGAACGTGCTGAGAGGTCACTGCTTTCACAGAGCGCCTAGACCCTGGACCCCCCCGCCTGTAGGCTCTCTAACCCCACCAGCCTCGCAAACCGCGCCATCCACCAGCTCTACCGAGGCTTTGCGGGCGGGGGGCGGCCCTCCGGTCGCCCTGGTGACGGGATCGCGCGGTAAAAACCTTCTGAAGGCCTGCTGCTTCAATGCAAGGGCGAACTCTACAACCACAGCATGTCTACAGCTGTCTCACAGCACAGCCCAGGCCTCTGCCTCGGCCTCGCCAAAGACTCACCAGGTCGTGAGCATGAAAGGAGGGAGAGCCGTGTAA